One genomic window of Niveibacterium sp. SC-1 includes the following:
- the xdhB gene encoding xanthine dehydrogenase molybdopterin binding subunit — MKRELPQTTIGASIPHESAPLHVSGRATYVDDIAELAGTLHAAYGLSTCVHGHVRSMDLAAVRAQPGVVAVITAADVPGDNNVAPGLHDEPIFASERVQFYGQPLFLVIAENRELARRATRLAKIEYDPLPALMDVRSAADAEHYVLPPVHVARGDADTALAGAAYRLAGETTLGGQEHFYLEGQISYAIPREQDTLHVHCSTQHPTEMQHLVAHALGWHSHQVSVECRRMGGGFGGKESQSAQHACAAAVAAHHTGRPVKLRLDRDDDMAITGKRHDFHIRWDVGFDDQGVIAGLKLDLASRCGFSADLSGPVNDRAIFHSDNAYYLDAVAIRSLRAKTHTVSNTAFRGFGGPQGVFAIEYVIDEIARHLKLDPLTVRRANFYGIATRNTTHYGSVIEDNVIHALVDQLATDCDYAKRREAIAAFNASSPVLKRGLALTPVKFGISFTATLFNQAGALVHVYTDGSVLVSHGGTEMGQGLYTKVRQIVAHEFGLPIEAVRITATDTSRVPNTSATAASSGTDLNGKAAQQAAQEIRARIAAFIAEQEKVAPESVRFEDGHVSAGSNTQRFADVCFAAYRARIKLWESGFYRTPKIHYDAKTMKGTPFFYFAYGAACTEVVIDTLTGEHRILRADILHDAGRSINPAIDIGQIEGGYLQGVGWLTSEELWWRADGKLMTHAPSTYKIPAASDCPPIFNVKLFENDNAEDTIHRSKAVGEPPLMLGISAFFALRDACAAVGIERPALVAPATPEAVLRAIGGLA, encoded by the coding sequence ATGAAACGCGAACTCCCGCAGACCACCATCGGTGCCAGCATCCCGCACGAAAGCGCGCCCCTGCATGTGAGCGGGCGCGCCACCTACGTCGACGACATTGCCGAACTGGCCGGCACCCTGCATGCGGCCTACGGGCTCTCGACCTGTGTGCACGGCCATGTGCGCAGCATGGATCTGGCCGCGGTGCGCGCGCAGCCCGGCGTGGTGGCGGTGATCACCGCGGCCGATGTGCCGGGCGACAACAACGTCGCCCCCGGCCTGCACGATGAGCCGATCTTCGCCAGCGAGCGGGTGCAGTTCTACGGCCAGCCGCTCTTCCTCGTGATCGCGGAAAACCGTGAACTCGCCCGGCGCGCCACCCGGCTCGCCAAGATCGAGTACGACCCGTTGCCCGCGCTCATGGATGTGCGCAGCGCCGCCGACGCGGAGCACTACGTGCTGCCGCCGGTGCATGTCGCGCGGGGCGACGCGGACACCGCGCTCGCTGGCGCAGCATATCGGCTCGCCGGCGAAACCACGCTGGGCGGGCAGGAGCACTTCTACCTCGAAGGCCAGATCAGCTACGCAATCCCGCGCGAGCAGGACACGCTCCATGTGCACTGCTCCACCCAGCACCCGACCGAGATGCAGCACCTGGTCGCGCATGCGCTGGGCTGGCATTCGCACCAGGTGAGCGTGGAATGCCGGCGCATGGGCGGCGGCTTCGGTGGCAAGGAATCGCAGAGCGCGCAGCACGCCTGCGCCGCGGCCGTGGCGGCCCACCACACGGGCCGCCCGGTCAAGCTGCGCCTGGATCGCGACGACGACATGGCGATCACCGGCAAGCGTCACGACTTCCACATCCGCTGGGACGTGGGCTTCGACGACCAGGGCGTGATCGCCGGCCTCAAGCTTGACCTCGCCTCGCGCTGCGGTTTCTCCGCCGATCTCTCCGGCCCGGTGAACGACCGCGCGATCTTCCATTCCGACAACGCCTATTACCTGGACGCCGTCGCGATCCGCAGCCTGCGTGCCAAGACCCACACGGTGTCCAACACCGCCTTCCGCGGCTTCGGCGGCCCGCAGGGCGTGTTCGCGATCGAGTACGTGATCGACGAGATCGCGCGCCACCTCAAGCTCGACCCGCTCACGGTGCGGCGCGCCAATTTCTATGGCATAGCCACACGCAACACCACCCACTACGGCAGCGTGATCGAGGACAACGTCATCCACGCGCTGGTCGACCAGCTCGCCACCGACTGCGACTACGCGAAGCGTCGCGAGGCGATCGCCGCCTTCAACGCTAGCAGCCCAGTGCTCAAGCGCGGCCTCGCGCTCACGCCGGTGAAGTTCGGCATCTCCTTCACCGCCACGCTCTTCAACCAGGCCGGCGCGCTGGTGCATGTCTATACCGACGGCAGCGTGCTGGTGAGCCACGGTGGCACCGAGATGGGCCAGGGCCTCTACACCAAGGTGAGGCAGATCGTCGCGCATGAATTCGGGCTGCCGATCGAGGCGGTGCGCATCACTGCCACCGACACCAGCCGCGTGCCCAACACCTCGGCCACGGCGGCATCGAGCGGCACGGATCTGAACGGCAAGGCCGCGCAGCAAGCCGCGCAGGAAATCCGCGCGCGCATCGCCGCCTTCATCGCCGAGCAGGAGAAGGTCGCCCCGGAAAGCGTGCGCTTCGAGGACGGCCATGTGAGCGCCGGCAGCAACACCCAGCGCTTCGCCGACGTGTGCTTCGCCGCCTACCGGGCGCGGATCAAGCTCTGGGAAAGCGGCTTCTACCGCACCCCCAAGATCCACTACGACGCCAAGACCATGAAGGGCACGCCCTTCTTCTACTTCGCCTACGGCGCCGCCTGTACCGAAGTGGTGATCGACACCCTCACCGGCGAGCACCGCATCCTGCGCGCCGACATCCTTCACGACGCCGGCCGCAGCATCAACCCGGCGATCGATATCGGGCAGATCGAAGGCGGCTACCTGCAGGGCGTCGGCTGGCTCACCAGCGAGGAGCTCTGGTGGCGCGCGGACGGCAAGCTGATGACGCACGCGCCCTCCACCTACAAGATCCCCGCAGCCTCCGACTGCCCGCCGATCTTCAATGTGAAGCTGTTCGAGAACGACAACGCGGAAGACACGATCCATCGCTCCAAGGCGGTGGGCGAGCCGCCGCTGATGCTGGGGATCTCGGCGTTCTTTGCGTTGAGGGACGCCTGTGCGGCGGTAGGTATTGAAAGGCCGGCTTTGGTCGCGCCGGCGACGCCGGAGGCGGTGTTGAGGGCGATTGGAGGATTGGCGTAA
- the xdhC gene encoding xanthine dehydrogenase accessory protein XdhC: MSAWLDTLPTWLAQEPNLLLVTVAATEGSVPREPGAAMLVGRERLEGTIGGGHLEWEATAIARALQKEGPRARLVRFALGPSLGQCCGGVVWLLFERLDGADALLWRSRAEAVAKGALLWRTLESGDGASSWTLEAAGPHGEPPSPRLAHDGEAWRFEECLSRAAFPVLIFGGGHVGTALVDTLLPVGAQITWVDTRDAQMPERAGVSKVITDTPESEVDDAPPGSYFLILTHSHALDLELVARVFRRSDYAYFGLIGSRTKRKLFEPRLAARGVPAERLAELTCPIGIPGIRGKEPAVIAIAVVAQLLQIREARGVLQRAAKPAALAGPVDGRSRRPAAPGRE, translated from the coding sequence ATGAGCGCGTGGCTCGACACCCTCCCCACCTGGCTCGCCCAAGAGCCCAATCTCCTCCTCGTGACGGTCGCCGCCACCGAAGGCTCCGTCCCCCGCGAGCCCGGCGCTGCCATGCTCGTCGGCCGCGAACGCCTCGAAGGCACGATCGGTGGCGGCCATCTCGAATGGGAGGCGACGGCGATCGCGCGCGCCTTGCAGAAAGAGGGCCCCCGTGCGCGCCTGGTCCGCTTCGCGCTCGGCCCCAGCCTCGGGCAGTGCTGCGGTGGGGTGGTGTGGTTGTTGTTCGAGCGCCTCGATGGTGCGGACGCACTGCTCTGGCGCAGCCGCGCGGAGGCGGTGGCGAAGGGGGCACTGTTGTGGCGCACGCTCGAATCGGGCGATGGCGCTTCGAGCTGGACGCTGGAGGCCGCGGGCCCGCACGGCGAGCCGCCGAGTCCGCGGCTTGCACATGACGGCGAGGCCTGGCGCTTCGAGGAGTGCCTCAGCCGCGCGGCCTTTCCGGTGCTGATCTTCGGTGGTGGCCATGTGGGCACGGCGCTCGTAGACACGCTGTTGCCGGTGGGCGCGCAGATCACCTGGGTGGACACCCGCGACGCGCAGATGCCCGAGCGCGCCGGGGTGAGCAAGGTGATTACCGACACGCCCGAATCGGAGGTGGACGACGCGCCGCCGGGCAGTTACTTCCTCATCCTCACCCACAGTCACGCGCTCGACCTCGAGCTGGTGGCGCGGGTCTTCCGTCGCAGCGACTACGCCTACTTCGGCCTCATCGGCTCGCGCACCAAGCGCAAGCTCTTCGAGCCCCGGCTCGCGGCGCGCGGCGTGCCGGCCGAGCGCCTGGCCGAGCTCACCTGTCCAATCGGAATCCCCGGCATCCGCGGCAAGGAGCCCGCCGTGATCGCCATCGCGGTGGTGGCACAGCTCTTGCAGATCCGTGAGGCACGCGGGGTCTTGCAGCGGGCAGCGAAGCCTGCGGCGCTCGCAGGCCCGGTCGACGGACGGTCCCGACGCCCCGCGGCCCCAGGACGGGAGTGA
- a CDS encoding ABC transporter ATP-binding protein, whose translation MTTPPQPDNTSSEPRLQLLNITKRYPSVVANDSVSLTVQPGSIHAVLGENGAGKSTLMKIIYGSVEADAGEIMWNGRQVSIASPAAARALGIGMVFQHFSLFETLSVVENIALALGGDFDLAALGERVRSVSERYGLPLDPQRLVHSLSVGERQRVEIVRCLLQNPQLLILDEPTSVLTPQAVKKLFETLRQLASEGVSILYISHKLDEIRALCDTATVMRGGRVTGETDPRGETSASLARMMIGRELPVCHAPAYHGDTQPVLSLRNLSLEAEDAFGTRLSEISLTVHSGEVVGIAGISGNGQAELLAALSGERASSKEAVLLGNAPVGHLDAGKRRDLGLVFVPEERLGRGAVPAMSLTDNALLTAHREGLVKKGLRRFDAARDFARRCIERFDVRCGGEGAAARSLSGGNLQKFIVGREIMLSPKVMVVAQPTWGVDVGASAFLRQTLLDLSRSGVGVLVISEELEELFEICDRIAVLAGGRLSEAVPRHTTDAEAIGLKMAGLFGDSTPTEVAHA comes from the coding sequence ATGACCACGCCACCGCAGCCCGACAACACCAGCAGCGAGCCGCGACTCCAGCTGCTCAACATCACCAAGCGCTATCCCAGCGTGGTGGCCAACGACAGCGTCAGCCTCACCGTGCAGCCCGGCAGCATCCATGCAGTGCTGGGCGAGAACGGCGCGGGCAAGAGCACGCTGATGAAGATCATCTACGGCTCGGTCGAGGCCGACGCCGGCGAGATCATGTGGAACGGCCGCCAGGTGAGCATCGCCAGTCCGGCCGCGGCGCGTGCGCTGGGCATCGGCATGGTGTTCCAGCACTTCTCGCTGTTCGAGACGCTCAGCGTGGTGGAGAACATCGCGCTCGCCCTCGGTGGCGACTTTGATCTCGCGGCCTTGGGCGAACGGGTACGCAGCGTGTCCGAACGCTATGGGCTGCCGCTGGATCCGCAGCGCCTGGTGCACAGCCTCTCGGTGGGCGAACGCCAGCGCGTGGAGATCGTGCGCTGCCTGCTGCAGAACCCGCAGCTCCTGATCCTCGATGAGCCGACCTCGGTGCTCACGCCGCAGGCGGTGAAGAAGCTTTTCGAAACCTTGCGCCAGCTCGCCTCCGAAGGCGTGAGCATCCTCTATATCAGCCACAAGCTCGACGAGATCCGGGCGCTCTGCGACACCGCCACGGTGATGCGCGGAGGCCGTGTCACCGGCGAGACCGATCCGCGCGGCGAAACCTCGGCAAGCCTCGCCCGCATGATGATCGGCCGCGAGCTGCCGGTCTGCCATGCGCCGGCCTATCACGGCGACACCCAGCCGGTGCTCTCGCTCAGGAACCTGAGCCTGGAGGCGGAGGACGCTTTCGGCACGCGGCTCTCCGAGATCTCGCTCACCGTGCACAGCGGCGAGGTCGTCGGCATCGCAGGCATCTCGGGCAACGGCCAGGCGGAGTTGCTCGCCGCCCTCTCGGGCGAGCGTGCCAGCAGCAAGGAGGCGGTCTTGCTGGGCAATGCGCCGGTGGGGCATCTGGACGCCGGCAAGCGGCGCGACCTCGGGCTCGTCTTCGTCCCGGAAGAACGCCTGGGCCGCGGCGCGGTGCCGGCCATGTCGCTCACCGACAATGCGCTGCTCACCGCGCATCGCGAAGGCCTGGTGAAGAAGGGCCTGCGCCGCTTCGACGCCGCACGCGACTTCGCGCGCCGCTGCATCGAACGCTTCGACGTGCGCTGCGGTGGCGAGGGCGCGGCCGCGCGCAGCCTCTCCGGCGGCAATCTGCAGAAATTCATCGTCGGGCGCGAGATCATGCTCTCGCCCAAGGTCATGGTCGTGGCGCAACCCACCTGGGGCGTGGACGTCGGGGCGTCGGCCTTCCTGCGCCAGACCCTGCTCGACCTGTCGCGTAGCGGGGTAGGTGTGCTGGTGATTTCCGAGGAGCTGGAAGAGTTGTTCGAGATCTGCGACCGCATCGCGGTGCTCGCCGGCGGACGCCTCTCCGAGGCCGTGCCGCGCCACACCACCGACGCCGAGGCGATCGGGCTCAAGATGGCCGGCCTCTTCGGCGACTCGACCCCGACGGAGGTGGCCCATGCTTGA
- a CDS encoding ABC transporter permease produces the protein MLEPRPNPSRKMQLASPLIAIALTLFVGGNLFIALHKSPLDAFRVFFIEPLSTANGWSELAIKAGPLILIAQGLAIGFRARIFNIGAEGQLIMGAICGGGIAIWLDGVDSAWVLPLMVLAGAVGGGLWGALPAWLKTHFNAEETLTTLMLSYVASFLLSWLVSSPWRDPGGMNFPQSVMFGDPALFSMLFEGMRVNTSIFIVIAAVLVFWVFVTKSFLAYQLTVGGQAPQAARYAGFSSRRTVWVSLVVSGVTAGLAGVGEVAGPIGQLNLNISPGYGYAAIIVAWIGRLHPVGIVLSGLLMALIYLGGEAAQVTLQLPAAITGLFQGLLLFFLLGCDVFIDYRLRRHKRKKRIAPTPAVRGPETPDAPETAMVPEPTAAPLRTASIQGERA, from the coding sequence ATGCTTGAGCCGCGTCCCAATCCCTCGCGCAAGATGCAGCTGGCTTCGCCGCTGATCGCGATCGCGCTCACGCTGTTCGTCGGCGGCAATCTTTTCATCGCGCTCCACAAGTCGCCGCTGGATGCCTTCCGCGTTTTCTTCATCGAACCGCTGTCCACCGCCAACGGCTGGAGCGAACTCGCGATCAAGGCCGGACCGCTGATTCTCATCGCGCAAGGCCTGGCGATCGGCTTTCGCGCGCGCATCTTCAACATCGGCGCCGAAGGCCAGCTCATCATGGGCGCGATCTGCGGCGGTGGCATCGCGATCTGGCTCGATGGCGTGGACAGCGCCTGGGTGCTGCCCCTGATGGTGCTCGCCGGGGCGGTCGGCGGGGGCCTCTGGGGCGCGCTGCCGGCCTGGCTCAAGACGCACTTCAACGCCGAGGAGACGCTCACGACGCTCATGCTCAGCTACGTCGCGAGCTTCCTGCTCTCCTGGCTGGTGAGCTCGCCCTGGCGCGATCCGGGCGGCATGAACTTTCCGCAGTCGGTAATGTTCGGCGACCCGGCGCTCTTCTCCATGCTCTTCGAGGGCATGCGGGTGAACACCTCGATCTTCATCGTGATCGCCGCGGTGCTGGTGTTCTGGGTCTTCGTCACCAAGAGCTTCCTCGCCTACCAGCTCACCGTGGGTGGCCAGGCCCCGCAGGCCGCGCGCTACGCCGGCTTCTCCTCGCGTCGCACGGTGTGGGTGAGCCTGGTGGTCTCGGGCGTCACCGCGGGACTCGCGGGCGTCGGCGAAGTCGCCGGCCCGATCGGCCAGCTCAACCTCAACATCTCGCCCGGCTACGGCTATGCCGCCATCATCGTCGCCTGGATAGGCCGTCTGCATCCGGTCGGCATCGTGCTCTCGGGCCTCCTGATGGCGCTGATCTACCTCGGTGGCGAGGCGGCGCAGGTAACGCTGCAACTGCCCGCCGCGATCACCGGCCTCTTCCAGGGCCTGCTGCTCTTTTTCCTCCTGGGCTGCGACGTCTTCATCGACTATCGCCTGCGCCGCCACAAACGCAAGAAGCGCATCGCCCCGACCCCTGCGGTGCGCGGACCGGAAACACCGGACGCGCCCGAGACCGCGATGGTCCCCGAACCCACCGCAGCCCCGCTGCGCACCGCCAGCATCCAGGGAGAGCGGGCATGA
- a CDS encoding ABC transporter permease, with protein sequence MIEHLIPILIGTLGAATPLVLAGLGELVTEKSGVLNLGVEGMMLIGAVAGFACAVETGGGAGAGLVAGAIAGMGAALLFAVIVLSLAANQAAAGLALTIFGIGLSAFIGQSYVSYSLPGLKPWAIPGLSSIPVVGPIFFRQDFVVYLSFALFGLVWWVLARTRLGLLLRAVGESPESAHAIGFPVIAIRYGAVLFGGAMAGMAGAYLSCVYTPLWVQNMTAGRGWIAVALVVFATWKPLRLLLGAWLFGGVTILQLHAQGLGIAVPSQLLSALPYVATVLVLVLISRDRKLLQLNLPASLGKPFLPGS encoded by the coding sequence ATGATCGAACACCTCATCCCCATCCTCATCGGCACCCTGGGTGCGGCCACGCCGCTGGTGCTCGCGGGCCTTGGCGAGCTCGTCACCGAGAAGAGCGGCGTCCTCAACCTGGGCGTGGAAGGCATGATGCTGATCGGCGCGGTCGCCGGCTTCGCCTGTGCGGTGGAGACCGGTGGCGGCGCGGGCGCGGGGCTTGTCGCGGGTGCGATCGCCGGCATGGGTGCAGCGCTTCTCTTCGCGGTAATCGTGCTTTCGCTCGCGGCCAACCAGGCGGCGGCGGGGCTCGCGCTCACCATCTTCGGCATCGGGCTCTCGGCCTTCATCGGCCAGAGCTATGTGAGCTACAGCCTGCCCGGCCTCAAGCCCTGGGCGATCCCCGGTCTGTCGTCCATCCCGGTGGTCGGACCCATCTTCTTCCGCCAGGACTTCGTGGTGTATCTGTCCTTCGCGCTCTTCGGCCTGGTCTGGTGGGTGCTCGCCCGCACCCGCCTCGGGCTGCTGCTGCGCGCGGTCGGCGAGTCGCCCGAATCGGCCCATGCGATCGGCTTCCCGGTGATCGCGATCCGCTACGGCGCCGTGCTCTTCGGCGGCGCGATGGCGGGGATGGCAGGCGCTTACCTCTCCTGCGTCTACACCCCGTTGTGGGTGCAAAACATGACGGCCGGCCGCGGCTGGATCGCCGTAGCCTTGGTGGTCTTCGCAACCTGGAAACCGCTGCGCCTGCTGCTGGGCGCCTGGCTCTTCGGCGGCGTGACCATCCTGCAGCTGCATGCGCAGGGCCTGGGCATCGCCGTGCCTTCGCAATTGCTCTCCGCCCTGCCCTATGTGGCCACGGTGCTGGTGCTGGTGCTGATCTCGCGCGACCGCAAGCTCCTGCAGCTCAACCTGCCGGCTTCGCTGGGCAAACCCTTCCTGCCCGGCTCCTGA
- a CDS encoding 8-oxoguanine deaminase codes for MPTLLLKNAQTLVTMDAQRREIAGGGVFIRDGVIEAVGADTDLPTQADEVIDLAGHVLTPGLVNTHHHMYQSLTRAIPAAQDAELFDWLKTLYPIWARLTPEAIRVSTLTAMAELILSGCTTSSDHLYIYPNGSRLDDAIASAVEIGMRFTASRGSMSVGESKGGLPPDSVVEDEGAILTDTRRLIETYHDARRHAMVQVAVAPCSPFSVSRELMRESATLARAYGVRLHTHLAENDKDISYSREVFGMTPAEYAESLGWTGHDVWHAHCVKLDEPGIALFGRSGTGVAHCPCSNMRLASGIAPIPAMRAAGVPVGLGVDGSASNDGAHMLGEARQAMLLARVGHGPAAMSARQALELATLGGARVLGRDDIGALAPGMSADCVAFKLTGPGFAGGAVHDAVAALLFCTPPQVNWSVINGRVVVREGALTSIDLPVVLERHDAIARAMCAG; via the coding sequence ATGCCGACCCTTTTGCTCAAGAACGCCCAGACTCTCGTCACCATGGATGCGCAGCGGCGCGAGATTGCCGGCGGCGGCGTCTTCATCCGCGATGGGGTGATCGAGGCGGTGGGTGCCGATACCGATCTGCCGACGCAGGCCGACGAAGTGATCGACCTCGCCGGCCATGTGCTGACGCCCGGCCTGGTTAACACGCACCACCACATGTACCAGAGCCTCACCCGGGCGATTCCCGCGGCCCAGGATGCCGAGCTCTTCGACTGGCTCAAGACGCTCTACCCGATCTGGGCGCGTCTCACGCCGGAGGCGATCCGCGTCTCTACGCTCACCGCGATGGCCGAGCTGATCCTCTCCGGCTGCACCACTTCTTCGGACCATCTCTACATCTATCCGAACGGCAGCCGGCTCGACGACGCGATCGCCTCCGCGGTGGAGATCGGCATGCGCTTTACCGCCAGCCGCGGCAGCATGAGTGTCGGCGAATCCAAGGGCGGCCTGCCGCCGGACAGCGTGGTGGAAGACGAGGGCGCGATCCTCACCGACACCCGGCGCCTGATCGAGACCTATCACGACGCCCGCCGCCACGCGATGGTGCAGGTGGCGGTGGCACCCTGCTCGCCCTTCTCGGTGAGTCGCGAGCTGATGCGCGAATCGGCCACGCTCGCACGCGCCTACGGCGTGCGCCTGCACACCCACCTCGCCGAGAACGACAAGGACATCAGCTACAGCCGCGAAGTCTTCGGCATGACGCCCGCCGAGTACGCCGAGTCGCTCGGCTGGACCGGGCACGACGTCTGGCATGCGCACTGCGTGAAGCTGGACGAACCCGGCATCGCACTCTTCGGCCGCAGCGGCACCGGCGTCGCGCATTGCCCCTGTTCAAACATGCGGCTCGCCTCGGGCATCGCACCGATTCCCGCGATGCGCGCGGCCGGCGTGCCGGTGGGCCTGGGCGTGGACGGCTCGGCGTCCAACGACGGCGCGCACATGCTGGGCGAGGCACGCCAGGCCATGCTGCTCGCCCGCGTCGGCCACGGCCCCGCCGCCATGAGCGCGCGCCAGGCACTGGAGCTGGCGACGCTGGGCGGTGCACGGGTACTCGGCCGCGACGACATCGGCGCGCTCGCACCGGGCATGAGCGCCGACTGCGTCGCCTTCAAACTCACCGGCCCTGGCTTCGCCGGCGGCGCGGTGCACGACGCGGTAGCGGCCCTGCTCTTCTGCACGCCGCCGCAGGTGAACTGGTCGGTGATCAACGGCCGGGTCGTCGTGCGCGAAGGCGCGCTCACCAGCATCGACCTGCCGGTGGTGCTGGAACGACACGATGCGATCGCCCGCGCGATGTGCGCGGGCTAA
- a CDS encoding DUF1801 domain-containing protein: MNPKVDDYLARLSGWQASLARELRQRCLAAGLAEDFKWGQPIYSSAEGPVCLLKAHKAHLSFGFWRGQQMRELDTRLEPGGSFQMATLKLTAADRLDAKTVEALVSRGAALNREHGDPLKN; this comes from the coding sequence ATGAACCCGAAGGTGGATGACTATCTCGCCCGCCTCAGCGGCTGGCAGGCTTCGCTCGCGAGGGAGCTGCGGCAGCGATGCCTGGCGGCCGGGCTGGCGGAAGACTTCAAATGGGGTCAGCCCATCTATTCCAGCGCCGAGGGGCCGGTCTGTCTGCTCAAGGCGCACAAGGCGCACCTGAGTTTCGGTTTCTGGCGCGGTCAGCAGATGCGCGAGCTCGACACTCGGCTGGAACCGGGCGGCAGCTTCCAGATGGCCACCCTGAAGCTCACTGCTGCCGACCGGCTCGATGCGAAGACCGTGGAGGCCCTGGTGAGTCGCGGCGCCGCACTCAACCGCGAGCACGGCGATCCACTGAAAAACTGA